The nucleotide window AGGCGATGGCATACCCCTTGGTCACTGCTTTCATGGTGTTGCCGACCGCGTCCAGTTCGTCCGTGATTGCCCGCACTTTCTTCGGCAGCTTGGCCATCACGGCGATGCCTCCCGCGTTGTCGGTAATGGGGCCGAATGCGTCCAGCGAAATGATGATCCCGGCCATGCTCAACATGGCCATGACCGCAATGGCGATGCCGTAAAGCCCGGCCAGTTGGTACGTGCAAAGAATGGCGATGCCGATGCAGCCGACGGGCAGCGCCGTGGCATGCTGGCCCACCGCCAGCCCGGCAATAATATTGGTGGCATGGCCCGTTTCAGACGCTTCGGCGATTTTTTGAACAGGCCGGTGTTCGGTCGCCGTATAATAATTGGTGATCACGACGACCACAAAGCTCATCACCAGTCCGGCCAGGGCCGAAAAATAGATCGACCACGCGCTGCGCTGCGCACCTCCAAGCTCAAACGAAGCCGGAAACAGGGCGAGCGTCACCGGCAACAGCAATACCGCTGTGACAACTGCGCTGACCAGCACCCCTCCGCGCAACAGGCGGGCGGGACGGTCATTTTTCAAATTCACATACAGAATCCCGGCAATCCCGCCTATCACTGAAATTGCGGAAATAATGAACGGACACGCGATGGCGGCCTGCTGAAGGACGCTGCCGATCCCCGCTTTTTCACCCAGCATCAAGTACGCCGTCAGCACGGCGCCAATCAGACTAACCACATAGGTCTCAAACACATCCGCCGCCATGCCGGCGCAATCGCCCACATTATCACCCACGTTGTCGGCAATTGTAGCCGGGTTGCGCGGATCGTCCTCGTCCAGATTGCTTTCGATTTTGCCCACCAGATCCGCCCCCACATCCGCGGCCTTGGTATAAATACCGCCGCCCAAACGGGCGAAAACACTGATGAGGCTGCTGCCCAAAGCCAGGCCCACGAGGCTGTTGATCGCCTCTGGAATGCCGAGAAAATGTGTAACCGTCAGATAAAAAACACCCACGCTCAACAGCGCAAGGCCGACGACGAGCATGCCCGTGACCGCTCCACCGCTAAAGGCGACACGAAGCGCCTTGGCGCGGCTGGTCTGCGCGGCAAAGGTTGTGCGAACGTTCGCGATCACAGCAACGCGCATGCCCAGGTACCCCGCAAGCAGGCTGCACGCCGCACCCAGCAAAAAGCCCAGGCTGACGACGATATCTTTGCGCAAGATCCAGAGCAGAATAAAAAGTATGACGGATATCACACTGATGGTTGCCACTTGGCGGTTCAGATAAGCCCGCGCACCCTGCTGGATGGCCAGCGCAATTTCGCACATGCGTTTGTTGCCCGGCTCTTGCTTGCGCACCCAGCAAATCAAGGCAAGCGCAAAGGCCAAGCCGATGAAAGACGCCACAAGTGAAATCTGCACTCCGTATGCTCCAAAATCCTGCAATATTGAACCCATAAGTAATATTTTCCTAAATAAACGGTTTCAGCCCGGTATGCCGTAAACGGCAATTATGCGGGTGGATTAAGTTATGGTTTCAGCATATCCGCGCAACTTTTTTTTAGGCACTATATTCAGTCTCTTTATACCCCCATTAACCCGGAACCTTCACCCGATTTCACCCTTCCAATCCCACGGATTGGCACAATACCTTGAACGACCCCCCCGCGCCAGTCTCATCGGTCAACTGCCGGATGCGCAACATCTCATCCACCGTCTCGCTCGCAGTTGAGACATGCGCTTTGATAAAGTCTCGCTGGGTGGTGTAAAATTCCGTCTGGAACCCCTCCGCCTCACCCCAATTTATGAGATCGGTAAAATTCACATCCGCCGTCAAATCCTGCCTTCCAAACCTCTGATAAACCTGGAGGCCCTGCAAAACCTGATGCTGAAAATAGGCGCGTATCGTGCCGGACGGGCGGCGCTCATACAAATCTCCGGCCAATTCACCGTAATCAACGGTCAAAATCGCCCCGCACTTCAACAATCCCGCCCACCCCGACAGCCAACTGCGGTACGAGCCATGAAGTTCACAGCGCTGGCCTTCCACCGGATTGGCCAGGGTGGAAAAAATGGAGAATTGGCCCGGGTCCAGGCGTTCCGGGCCAAAATCCACCAGTTGTTCCCGGACCACATCGCCCGCCAACTCCAGAACAACTTCCTTCCAGGCCCCGTTTTTCCAAACAATCTGGATGCAAGGAAAGGCATCCACGAATTCATTCGAATAAATCAAGGCCTTGCCTCCGCATTTTTCCAGCGCCTGCTCAATGGAATCATGCCAGGAGCAGCGGAATCCGCGCAATCTGCGGCGCTGCTTTGCCCGCAGGGAAGGCGACATCTCAACCAAGTGGACATGTGTAAACCAGGACCTCCATAGCGGCATTGAGCGGAGTACATTTCGCGCCATGGCGCCTGTTCCGGCCCCCACTTCTATAATATGCCAGCTTTTGTGGCCAAAAACGCGGGGCGCATTTTCTTCAAGCCAGCGCGCAATGGCCCAAGCCAAAACCGGATGAATGGTGGCCGATGTGGAGAAGTCGCCCCGGGGCCCGACATTCTTCACGGCGCTGGTATAATAACCGAAGTGAGGGTCGCCCAGCGCCGCTTCCATGAAAGTTTCAAACGAAACTTTACCCCCCTTAGCCTTCAACCAGTCCCGAAAATCCGGCATGGCCAAAGCCTGCACTATTCACCAAAAACAATCAAATACCCTGCAAAATCTCTCGCACAGCAACCCCCGGATGTTAAATTCACGGCAGGATATGGAACCGAACAAACATAAAAATAATCTGGCCACCGTCCTGACTTTTGCAGTCGGGACCGTGGTGGTTACTCTGACCGCAACCCTGCTGGCACAATTTTTTCTGAGCAAATCAGAGGAACATTCGGCGCGGCTCGCCAGCGGCGAATCGGATTACGAGCGCAAACACCCTTATTCGTAAAATAAGCGGCGGTTGAAACTTTATTCGCGGCGACAGCCCTTGGGAATGGTTGCCGTGAAATAAGTCGGCCCAAACTCAGCTTGAGTTTCGGCTGGACTGCGCACCCCTCGCGGCGCTTTAGTGGAAGCATGCATATACCCAGCAGCATGCTTCATGGGGCGGTTTGCCCGGTGACCGCGGCAGTTAGCGCCATTGGATTAACAGCCACCGCAGCCCTCGCGGCCCAGGCCCGGGAAAAAGCTTCCCCCGCCCATTTCGGCGCCGTGACAGCCTTTATTTTCGCAGCCCAGATGCTCAACTTTCCGGTCCAGAACGGTACTTCCGGCCATCTGCTCGGCGGCGTGCTCGCAACCGCCCTTCTCGGACTGCCTTTCGGCATCCTTTCCCTTGCGCTTGTGCTGGCCGTGCAAAGCCTCGCCTTCTCCGATGGCGGCCTTGCGACTCTCGGCGCCAACGTCCTCAACATGTCCCTCATCGGCGCCGGACTCGGCGGCCTCTTTGCACAATTCCTGAAATCCCGGGCCCGGAATCTTTCAAACCTCCCGGTTCTTGCCCTCGCCTCGTGGGTTTCCGTGCTGCTGGCGTCTCTTGCCTGCTCCGCCGAACTCGCGTTGGGTGGCACAACCTCCTTCACCGAGGCCGCGCCCGCCATGCTTGGCTCTCATGCTTTGATAGGCATCGGCGAAGCCCTGATCACAGCCGCCGCTTTCTGGTTGTTCTCCAGCCTTGAAGAAAACAAGGCCCATACCGTACCGCAAAAAGCGTGGCCCGTCCTCACAGCCGCCGCGCTCATCGGGCTTTTGCTCAGCCCCTTCGCCAGCAGTTATCCGGATGGTTTGGAATGGGTGGCCGCCCGCTGTCATTTCCTGCACAACAGTGCTCCGTCGTTTGTCGCACCATTGGCCAATTATACAGTGCCGGGCATTGCGCATCCGTTCGTTTCAACCGGTTTGGCCGCTCTGATCGGCGCCGGCATCTGCTTCCTGGCAGCCTGGGTTTTGGGCCAATTCCTGCAGACGCGCAAACAATTCGCGGCCACGCCCCGGACAAGCACAAAGCGTTGACAATTTTAAAAGTGCAAATTTAAAGCCGCTCTTTTCATTGCAGGAAACAGCACCAAAAGTTAAGTTTGCCCATGTCTTCAAAACGCATCCCTGTCCTTCTCGACACTGATATAGGTTCGGATATCGACGACGCCGTTTGCCTGGCCTATCTTCTGGCCAATCCCGCCTGCGAGCTGCTTGGAATCACGACGGTGACCGGCGATACGGTCAAACGAGCCAGCATGGCTTCGGTCCTCTGCAAGATCGCCGGGAAACGCATCCCCATCCACCCGGGCAGGCGGCAGCCTCTGCTCATAGAACAAAAACAGCCTCACGTCCCCCAGGCTGCGGCCCTGGATCGATGGGATCACGACACCGATTTCAGCCAGGGCGAGGCCATCGAATTTATGCGCCAAACCATCCGGGCCCGCCCGGGTGAAGTGATCTTGTTCGGCATCGGCCCCATGAGCAACATCGCCGCGCTTTTCGCCGCCGATGAGGAAATCCCCAGACTGCTGAAAGGGCTGGTGTTGATGTGCGGGGTATTCTCTCAACACAATTCAGCGCTGGAATGGAACGCCATGCTGGACCCCACGGCGACCGCCCTTGTGTACCGAGCCGCGCCGCCGTTTCACCGCTCAATCGGCCTCGATGTGACGAACCAAGTGACGATGCCTGCGGACGAGGTGCGCAAGAAATTCCAAGCTCCGTTGCTCAGGCCGGTACTCGATTTTGCCGAAGTCTGGTTTGAACATGCCAGGATGATCACATTTCACGATCCTCTGGCGGCAACGACCCTTTTTGATGACACGATCTGCGGTTTTGAACCGGGCCGGGTTGAAGTCGAGTTAAAGAGCGACCATGCGACCGGCGCCACGCTTTGGTATCCCAAGGACCCGGCGGGACACCACGAAATCGCAACCACGGTCAATCCCTCCCGGTTCTTCGATCATTACTTCAGTTTTTTCAAATAGAGAAAAGCCGGGTTTGTCTCGGGCTTGGGAAAAGATATTTTTGGAAATCAAGCCCTGGGCGATTTTACAGGACCACATCAACGGACACTAAAGCATGTTGTATTTATTCTGCCGCATGTTCATGCGTTATTGCGAGAACCCAAACCTTTCAAGCAGATGTTTTGAGCGGGAATGAACTGAAGGACGAAACGCCGTTGGCGTTTTAGCTAACATCCTATCTTTCAACATCTTGTTCAATTTGCTCTAAATCAGCGGTGAACTGTTTGTATCCGCTTTAAAAAATTGCCCATGAGCCGCAGCCCGTTGGACTGGCTCTTTTCCGGGTGAAACTGGAACGCCGCCAGATTTCCCATGCTGATCCCGCTGGCAAATGAAATGCCATAGTCGGTCATGCAGGCCGCCAACCCTTTATCCTCGGGCTCGGGATAATAGGAATGCACGTGGTAAAAATATGACTTCTCCGGCAGCTCCTGAAACAGTTCCTTCCCTTCGTTCACCGGCCTGACTTCATTCCATCCCATGTGGGGCACCTTGCCCACGGAGTCCGGAAAGCGCCTGACTTTGCCCCGTATCCAGCCCAGCCCCGCCACTCCGGGAGATTCCTCGCTTTCTTCAAACAACAATTGATACCCCAAACAAATGCCGAGAAAGGGTTTGCCGGACTTCAGCCAATCCAAAACAGGCGCCGCCAGGCCGCGTTCGCTCAAGTTGTTCATCGCATCGCCAAAGGCCCCCACGCCCGGCAGCACGATGGAATCAAAACCAACCAGCTCCTCCGCGCAAGCCACGCGGCGGACATCGGCCCCCAGAGTTTGCAGGGCCTTTTCAACGCTGCGCAGGTTCCCACGTCCGTAGTCGATCAATCCGATTTTCACTGTCTTAGCCTGCATGTCTCAGCCATTTTGAAAAAATTTCAATCCAGGCAGTTTTGCTTCCGGGCTTGAAACGGAAAACTATAACCTGCCCTTGGTGCTGGGCAAGCCCTTCACCCGGGAATCCTTGCGGCACGCCATGTCGAGCGCCTTGGCCAGCCCCTTGAAAATGGATTCCGCAATATGGTGCGCATCCCGCCCGTAGAGCAATTCAATGTGCAGGTTCATGCCCGCGTTCACCGCCAGGGCGCGCATGAATTCCTCCAGCAACTGCAGCGGAAAATCCCCCGCCTTCCGGCGTTGCGCGGGCACGCGGAATTCCAGGTAGGGCCGGTTGCTCAAATCCACGACCACGCGGCTCAGGGTTTCATCCATCGGAAGATAGGCGTGGCCGTAACGGTTGATCCCCCGTTTGTCGCCTAACGCATCCTTGAGCGCCATTCCAAGCACAATGCCCGCATCCTCGACCGTATGATGATAATCCACCTCCAGATCGCCCCTGGCTTCAATCTCGAGATCAAAAAGCGAGTGCTTGGCAAACAAGGCCAGCATGTGGTCGAAAAAACCGATGCCCGTGGAAATTTTTGACTTTCCCTGCCCGTCCAAATTCAGCTTGAGCCGGATCCTGGTCTCGTTTGTATTGCGTGTGATTGTGCTTCTTCTCATAGGACAATAAATTCATATCCGGCGCATCCGGGAGCAGCCGCAGCACTCCAGATCCCGCCCGGCATTATTTCTTCGCAAAGCGGACCGCCACGGACGCTTTATGCGCCGTCATCCCCTCCACCTCCGCCAGGGTTTCAATCGTCTTGCGCCCCCTCTTCAAGGCGTCCTTTTCATAGCGGACAAAACTCGTCTTGCGTACAAACTGATCGATCGTCAGGCCGCTGAAGCTCCGGGCGGAGCCGTTGGTCGGATATTCATGGCTCGGCCCCGCGGCATAATCCCCCGCTGCCACCGGTGAATAATCCCCGATGAAAATCCCGCCGCAATTCCGTATTTTTTTCCCGAGATCCTTGGCGCCCGCGCAAACCAGCGAGAGATGTTCAGGCGCTATCGCCTCGACTATCTGGACTCCCTGTTTGAGATTTTTCACGAGCAGCAAGGTGCATCCCAGATTGAGCGTTTCACGCAAATATTGGATGCGCGGATGCGCGACAATTTGCCGCTCGATTTCCTCTTTCACCGCCTCGATCAATTTTTTTTCCGTGCTGATAAGAAAAATCTGGCTCCCCGGCCCGTGCTCCGCCTGGGCCAGCAGATCCGCGGCCACGAACGCCGGTTTGGCGGATTTATCCGCGAGCACGGCAACCTCGCTCGGCCCCGGGATGAGGTCCACCCCCACGCGCCCAAAGATCTGCCGCTTGGCTTCAACCACAAACGCATTGCCGGGTCCGTACACTTTGTGCACCGCCTTGATCGATTCAGTCCCGTACGCCATCGCCGCTATCGCCTGTGCGCCGCCCACCTGGTAAATTTCAGTCGCGCCCGCCAGTTTGATCGCATAATGCAACACCGGGTTGACCGGCGGCGGTGTACAAACCACAATCGACTCCACCCCTGCGGTCTTTGCGAGCGTGATCGTCATCAGAGCCGAAGACACCAACGGAGCCGTACCGCCCGGCACATAAATGCCGACACGCTCCAACGGTTGGTAAATTTCGCCGACCTGCGCGCCTTCATGATTTTTACCCAGCCACGATTTTGGAAGGCAGGGGCGGTAAAATTTTACAATGTTCCGATGCGCTTTGCGCAAGGCCTCCTTGATTTCGGACTTCGGCGCGGGCGGCTTTGAAGTCAAAGCCAACTGCTCCCGGGTGACCGATGTGCTGGCAAATTGGTTGGTGATCTCGACGACGGCGCGGTCGCCTTCTTTCTGCACCCGGTTCAAAATTTGGCGCACCTGCAACACAACCTCGGGTGGCGTATCCGACATTCGTTTCAACTCGGCAACTCGGGCGCTGAAATCAGATTGCTCGTACGATAAATATTTCACAGAGGTTCCTTGCTTCGCCGCAGAGCAACGGCTCCGCTATGTAAGCGTTTGATTTTAACAGCCTTCCAGCAAATGGAAAGCAGGATTATTGAGCTGAAAAAACGCAAAACACTTTTTACAAAGAGATCGCGAAGAACAGGAAAAATGAATGTTAAAACCGGATTGTTACAGCTTTTTAAGCTTCCGCTGTTCCCATAACAATTCAGCGCCCGGCTGCAGGGTCAAAATGGCATAGCCGGATGGAACACCTTTGTTGGGCTTGCCGACAGTGCCCGGATTCAGAAAACGCACCCCACCAATGGTTTCATCCCGCGGCACATGCGTGTGGCCGTGCAAACAAACATCCGTATTTTCCGGCAGGGCGTGGGGAGGAATGTGTTGGAGCCGGAAACGGATTCCACAGCGGTTCAAATCCAGCACCGGCGGCCAGGCGGATTCGGTGTCGCAATTCCCGCGAACGACGCGGATGGGCACGCCTAAAACGTGAAAACGATCCAAAATGAAGGGACTTACGACATCGCCCAGATGCCAGAGTTCATCCACCCCGGCCAGGCCAGCCAACACTTCCTCAGCCAACCGGTCGTGCGTGTCCGCCACCACACCGATACGCATGCCCGGAACCTAGGCCGCGCTGTGCGCTTTCTGAAAGCGGGACGGCAGCATGCTCGGAAGTCCCGACTGGGCGACACTCCACTCCATGCAAAATACAAAGAAGCAGGTAAAGGCCACATCCCCCAGAAGGGTGTTGCGGAAGAAGTAAATCGTCGAAGGATAGCCGGGTTCGCCAATCGTCAGGGATTGCACCCAACCGGCCATGGTTTGCGCATACGCGGGATTCCCAAGCCATGAGGCCGAATTGGTCACCACATAAAACAACAACGAGGAACCGAGAGCCCCGCCGGCCAGGGTTTTCCAATTCTTATGACGGGCCACCCAGACGCCAAAAAACGACGCAACCGCGTAGCAACCATAGCCTGCGAGCATTTCACCCCGAAACAACGACACACCGTAGTGGACATTCAGAATGATGTCGGAAATCATCAAAGCCAGCAAAGGAACCAGCACGGCCAGCTTTTTGCGGGAATAAAGCGCGCCGCAAAAGGCAATCGCCATAATCGGGGCAAAGTTCGGAAGCCAATCGACAAAGGGCGCCGAAATGCGGTAAACCACTGCCAGAACCAAAAGTGCAAGCCATAGAATCATATAAGACCGATGTTACGTTCCAAAGTTTACAATGGCAAACTCAATTTTCAACCCCATCCCAAAACCAAGGATAAATGACAACTCAAAAAAAATTCCTGTTGATTGACGGGCACAGCGTCATTTTTCAATGGCCCGAACTGCGCCGTTTGCATTCTCAAAATCCTTCAAAATGCCGGGCTGCGCTCACCGCGCTGCTTGGAACCTTGCATGACACCTCCAACTGGCTGGTCACTCTGGTCTTCGACGGCAAGACCGGGCCGAACGAACCCGCACGGCCCGGTGCCATGGCCGTGATCTACAGCCAGGAAGGACAAACCGCAGACAGCATTATCGAGCGGTTGGTGGGACAGGCCAATGATCCCTCGCTTGTTTATGTGGTGACGGCGGACGAAGCCGAACGGATCACCGTGGAAGCCGCTGGCGCATTTGTCTATTCACCAGACTGGTTGGCGGGCGAAATCGAACAAAATACAGGGCAATGGCAACAGGCGCTTAAGGATGTGCATAAAAAGGCTAAATGGTAAAAAATCATCATTTTGATATTTTTTACTGGTTTTTCTCTGATGAGGCACTCTATCATTGCGACTTAATTTATTTGGGGCTCTATTTTATAACTTGTTAATAATCAGGTGCTCTACAGGAGTTACTAATGTCAAAGTTGGGAAAACTATTTTGTGTCATAGCGGTCATTGCTTCGCTCGCTTCAGCTGCACTTGGGTTTCTTTTGGCCACTAAAAAGTCCGGCTACGCCAAACAGTTAGGGGCTGTGGAAGATCAGCTTCGAAAAACTCCCAACGTCAGCTACCAGTCTGATTTCAAGAATAATCCGGACGAGCCCGCTGCAACGGTTCAAAAAGCCGCCGGTATTCTCAAAAAAACCAAGGATGATTTGGACGCCACACAGGCTAAATTGACGGAATCCACAGGCCAACTCTCCGAATCCCAGTCGCAAGTCCAAAAGTTGACCACGGAAGTGACCTCGACCAAAAAGGATTTGGAGTCCAAAACCACCCAGCTTACCGAAACCACCACGAATCTCCAGGCTGCCCAAACCGAGTTGAAGGATTTTAAAGACCAATTGGGCGGACGCAAATTATCCGATATCCTGGATGAATTGAAGAAAACGACGGAAGATTCCAAAGTTCTCAGTGCTGAGAAAAAAATCATCGAAGACAGCCTCGCCAAGAGTACTGCCGAGTTGAAAAAATACCAGGAACTGGAACAATTGGCCAAAAACCACGCCGCGCCCATGGATTTGAGCGGCAAGGTGGTCGCCATCAACAAATCCTGGAACTTTGTCGTGCTGGATCTGGGCAAGGACAACAAGCTGAATGAAGGCATCGATCTGGCTGTTTATCGCGGCGACCAGTTGATCGGGAAAGTCAGGACCGTCTCCGTGGATGCCACCACCGCCATAGCCGATATCCTTCCTGACTGGACCAAAACCGAAATCCAGGTGGGCGACAAAGTACTTTATTGAATTCCGCCTGCTGCGTTATATATTTACACCATGCAGCGCATGAACCGCTTATTTCTTGTTTTTGCAGGCTTCCTTCTGCTGGCCTCGTTCAGCGGCTGCGCCTCTCCCGATAAAAATACAGCCAATTCCGACCACGAACCCACTTCCACAGTCCCGTGGAACAGGCCCGAATCCTGGGAAGGCAAAGGCGTTCTCGGCGGAATGATGCAATAAAAGCAGAGTGTGGAATGCGGAATTTTTAATTCTGACTTCTGACTTCTGACTTCTTCCCTGTTAAAAGAGCTTCCGCAATCTGCACCGCATTCCAGGCGGCCCCCTTCAGCAGTTGATCCCCGCTGATAAACAAAGCCAGGCTGTTTTCGCGCGAAGGGTCCCTGCGGATGCGGCCCACCAGCACATCCAGGTCCCCGGTGGCTTCCAACGGCATTGGAAAATGGTTCTTTTCGGCGTCATCCACCAGCCGCACCCCGGCCGCCCCGGACAAAACCTTTCTCGCCCGCTCGACCGAAACCGGCTTTTCCGTCTCGATCAACACGGACTCCGAATGCGCCCGCAGAACGGGCACACGGATGCAGGTCGGAATAATTTCAAGCTCCGGCAGGTGGAATATCTTCCGGATTTCCTCGATCAGCTTGTTTTCCTCCTCGTTGTATCCGTTGGCGGCTACTTTTGTGTTATGCGAAAACAGATTGAAGGCGATCTGGTGCGGAAAAACCTTTTTTTCAATCGGACGCTTTTCGACATGGGCCTCCACCTGATCTTCCAGCTCGGCCATGGCCTGGGCCCCCGCTCCGCTGGCGGATTGATAGGTTGAAACCACGATCCGCTTGATCCCAAATTCCCGGTGCAGCGGCCCGATGGCCACGGCCAGGATCGCAGCGCAGCAGTTCGGGTTGGCAATCAGGCCCTTGTGTGAATCCAGGTCCCCGGGATTGACCTCCGGCACGACCAAAGGAGTTCCCGGCTGCATGCGAAAGGCCGATGAATTGTCAATGACCACCGCGCCGGCCTCAATGGCCTCGGAAACAAATTGCCGGGAACGGGTTGCCCCGGCGCTGAAAAACGCAAAGTCGATACCCTTGAAAACCCCGCTCTTGAGTTCTTCCACCGGCCACGACTTTTCCTGAAATTGGAGATGCTTCCCAGCCGAACGCGCCGAGGCCAGCAGCCTGAGCTGCGAGACAGGGAACTTGCGCCGTTCCATCACACGCAAGATTTCCACTCCGACCGCTCCGGTGGCGCCCACCACGGCCACATGGTATCCGTTTGCCTTCATAAAGGGGAAAAAGCCTAGGATTTTCCGGGCGCCTTCGCAAGCGGAGAATAAAAAACGATTGCCAAGAGGAATAATCCCGACTAATGAATCGGACAGTTCTTTGCGAGAAATAAACCGCGCACCGTTTGCGCGGAACGATCAGCAGTGACAGGGAATGCCGTGAGAACCGGCTACAGTTGCGCTGCGGTATCGGGTGACAAACTTCCATTCGGCTGAAATCAGCCGGAGCAGAGCCAATCCCTTCGGGGGTGAAGGCGGGAGTGAGGCGGGATCTTGGAATCTCAAATTTGAAATTTCAAATCCCAGAACCCGGAGTCCGAATATCTGCCTGTTGATCCTCATGCGTCCAGCCCATGCCGAAAGGAAAAGGCCGGACGATAAACTTCATCGCTGAAATGAAGCGTGAGAGCAGGTCAAGCCGGACCCAAATCGCAACCCGGCCTGTTCTGCTCTTGCCACAAAACAGGAGTAGAACATGTTGAAGACCCGTTCCCGCCTATTATTATTGGCAACGGCCGCATTTGCGGCGTTCGCCCTCTCATCAGGCCATTGCCAAGCCGAGGAAGCCCCCCAGGAAAACAAAACACAACCCGCGCAGGCCGCCACCCCGGTCCAGCCCGATAGCACCCAGTCCGCTTCTTCGGAAGACTCAAAAAAAGAGTCGAAGAAAGAAAAAAAGAAGGAGCAGGACTCCGATGAAATCGTAGTCACCGCGACGCGTACCGAAACGCCTGTTTCGAAAACGGGCGCTTCGACCACAGTAATTACACGCCAGCAAATTGAAGACCAGCAACTGCACACGGTCGCGGAAGCCTTGGAGGAAGTTCCGGGCGTGGCTGTTGCCCAGTCTGGAACTCCCGGGCAGGTCACCGGCCTCTTTATTCGCGGGACAAAAACCGAGAGCACCCAGGTCATCATTGATGGACGCCGCATCCCCTTCAACCTGGCCGGCAGTTTCGGCGTGGAAAACCTCGCGCTCGACGACGTGGAACGCATTGAGGTCGTGCGCGGCCCGCTCAGCTCCGTGCAGGGCGGCCCGGCCATCGGCGGCGTCATTAACATCATCACCCGCAGCGGCAAAGGCCTCGATAAACCGGAATTCACCGGTGGATTTGAAGCCGGCTCCTTTCAGACCTTTCACGAACTGGCCAGCGCCCGCGGCGCCTGCGGGCCGTTTGACTACAGCGTCCAGGCGGGCAGGCTTGACACCGACAACGAGCGTCCTAACAATCAATACCGCCTGACCAACGTCACCACC belongs to Candidatus Methylacidiphilales bacterium and includes:
- a CDS encoding metallophosphoesterase family protein codes for the protein MRIGVVADTHDRLAEEVLAGLAGVDELWHLGDVVSPFILDRFHVLGVPIRVVRGNCDTESAWPPVLDLNRCGIRFRLQHIPPHALPENTDVCLHGHTHVPRDETIGGVRFLNPGTVGKPNKGVPSGYAILTLQPGAELLWEQRKLKKL
- a CDS encoding NYN domain-containing protein, whose translation is MTTQKKFLLIDGHSVIFQWPELRRLHSQNPSKCRAALTALLGTLHDTSNWLVTLVFDGKTGPNEPARPGAMAVIYSQEGQTADSIIERLVGQANDPSLVYVVTADEAERITVEAAGAFVYSPDWLAGEIEQNTGQWQQALKDVHKKAKW
- a CDS encoding aspartate-semialdehyde dehydrogenase, with the translated sequence MKANGYHVAVVGATGAVGVEILRVMERRKFPVSQLRLLASARSAGKHLQFQEKSWPVEELKSGVFKGIDFAFFSAGATRSRQFVSEAIEAGAVVIDNSSAFRMQPGTPLVVPEVNPGDLDSHKGLIANPNCCAAILAVAIGPLHREFGIKRIVVSTYQSASGAGAQAMAELEDQVEAHVEKRPIEKKVFPHQIAFNLFSHNTKVAANGYNEEENKLIEEIRKIFHLPELEIIPTCIRVPVLRAHSESVLIETEKPVSVERARKVLSGAAGVRLVDDAEKNHFPMPLEATGDLDVLVGRIRRDPSRENSLALFISGDQLLKGAAWNAVQIAEALLTGKKSEVRSQN